The following are encoded in a window of Narcine bancroftii isolate sNarBan1 chromosome 2, sNarBan1.hap1, whole genome shotgun sequence genomic DNA:
- the LOC138754625 gene encoding ephrin type-B receptor 2 isoform X4 yields the protein MAVFLIVWLLPAAGALEETLMDSTTATAELGWTAFPSLGWEEVSGYDETMNTIRTYQVCNVFEASQNNWLRTKYIRRRGAQRIHVEMKFSVRDCSSIPNVPGSCKETFNLYYYESNADSATKAAPDWMENPWMKVDTIAADESFSQVDLGGRVMKINTEVRSFGPVSKNGFYLAFQDYGGCMSLIAVKVFYRKCPRIIQNGAIFQQTLSGAESTSLVVARGICVPNAEEVDVPIKLYCNGDGEWMVPIGRCMCKAGYESVDNGTVCQACSLGSFKPIQGDDTCLNCPINSRTSNEGATSCVCRNGYYRSDSDPHKMPCTTTPSEPQAVISSVNETSLNLEWTSPRETGGREDVVYNVICKSCGSGRGPCTRCGDNVQFVPRQLGLAEPHVYISDLLAHTQYTFEIQAVNGVSDQSPHSPSFASVNITTNQAAPSPISFMHQVSKTMDTITLSWAQPDQPNGVILDYELQYYAKFSSICRLLV from the exons TGGGAAGAAGTCAGCGGGTACGATGAAACGATGAACACAATAAGAACGTACCAAGTCTGCAACGTGTTTGAAGCCAGTCAGAACAACTGGCTCCGCACCAAGTACATCAGACGTCGAGGGGCCCAACGCATACACGTGGAGATGAAATTTTCCGTGCGTGACTGCAGTAGCATTCCAAATGTTCCCGGTTCTTGCAAGGAGACCTTTAATCTCTACTATTATGAATCCAACGCAGATTCAGCAACAAAGGCAGCTCCAGACTGGATGGAAAACCCCTGGATGAAAGTCGATACAATTGCAGCAGACGAGAGTTTTTCTCAAGTGGATCTGGGAGGTAGGGTGATGAAAATTAACACAGAAGTCCGAAGTTTCGGCCCGGTGTCCAAGAATGGCTTTTACCTGGCCTTTCAGGATTACGGGGGATGTATGTCGCTGATCGCGGTGAAGGTCTTCTACCGAAAATGTCCACGTATTATCCAAAACGGGGCGATTTTTCAGCAAACGCTGTCCGGGGCAGAGAGCACGTCGCTGGTGGTGGCTCGGGGGATCTGTGTCCCAAATGCCGAGGAAGTGGACGTGCCGATCAAACTGTACTGCAACGGAGACGGAGAGTGGATGGTCCCGATAGGGCGATGCATGTGTAAAGCTGGCTACGAGTCTGTAGACAATGGCACCGTCTGTCAGG CATGTTCATTGGGATCATTCAAGCCTATCCAAGGAGATGATACCTGCCTGAACTGCCCCATCAACAGCCGGACGAGTAATGAAGGAGCCACAAGTTGTGTCTGTCGGAATGGATACTATCGTTCTGACTCTGACCCACACAAAATGCCCTGTACTA CAACACCATCGGAGCCACAAGCTGTTATTTCCAGCGTAAATGAGACATCCCTGAACCTGGAGTGGACGTCTCCTCGGGAGACAGGAGGCCGTGAAGATGTGGTTTACAACGTGATCTGCAAGAGCTGTGGTTCGGGCCGGGGGCCCTGCACTCGATGTGGGGATAACGTGCAGTTCGTCCCTCGGCAGTTGGGCCTGGCTGAGCCTCACGTCTACATCAGCGATCTGTTGGCGCACACACAGTACACCTTCGAGATCCAGGCTGTGAATGGAGTATCGGACCAAAGTCCCCACTCACCCAGCTTTGCGTCAGTCAATATCACCACCAACCAGGCTG CGCCATCCCCAATTTCATTCATGCACCAAGTGAGCAAGACAATGGACACCATAACATTGTCCTGGGCTCAACCCGACCAGCCCAACGGAGTCATCCTGGACTATGAGCTGCAGTATTACGCGAAG